The window ATCATAAATTACCAGGGCCGGACGGCCGGTATCGCGGAAGAACTCGCCAATGGCAGCACCGGTAAAGGGTGCAAAGAACTGCATGGGCGATGGATCTGCCGCAGAGGCTGAAACTACTACGGTATAGTCCATGGCGCCACCTTTTTCAAGGGCAGCCACAATACCGGCTACGGTAGAGGCTTTCTGACCACAGGCTACATAAATACAGAATACAGGCTCTCCTTTATCGAAGAACTCACGCTGGTTCAGGATGGTATCAATTACCACCGCGGTTTTACCCGTCTGGCGGTCGCCGATGATGAGCTCGCGCTGACCACGACCAATGGGAATCATGGCATCAATAGCCTTGATACCTGTCTGAAGCGGCTCGTTTACCGGCTGGCGGTAAATAACACCTGGTGCTTTACGCTCCAGGGGCATTTCGTATAACGGACCCTGAATCGGACCTTTGCCATCAATTGGTATACCAAGTGTATCAACAACACGGCCTACCATGCCTTCGCCTACATTAACAGAGGCAATGCGGTTGGTGCGTTTTACTGTATCACCTTCTTTGATGTGGTTAAAGTCACCCAGTAATACAGCACCCACATTGTCTTCTTCAAGGTTAAGCACCATGCCGATGATACCACCCGGAAACTCCAGCAGTTCACCAGACTGTGCACTTGATAGTCCATATATGCGAGCAACACCGTCGCCAACTTGCAGCACGGTGCCTACTTCTTCAAGCTCTGCCTCTGTTCTGAATCCGGACAGCTGCTCTCTTAATATTGCCGAAACCTCGTCTGGTCTTACTTCTGCCATTTTGTAGGTTTTTTATCTGGTTTATATAATAGACGCTCCTTTGCAGGAGCACCCTTTTAAAATTGTTTTACGTAAGGATTGTGCTTGAACTCTGCTTCGAGTTCCTCAAGCTTGGTACGAATACTTTCGTCTATCTGCTTGTCGCCCACGCGCAGCACATAGCCGCCAATAAGCGTAGGGTCTATTTTTTCTATCAGCTCTACCGTACCACCGGTAATTTCAACAACAGTGGCAATAAAACGTTCACGCAGTGCGGCTGTAAGCGGAAAAGTGGTTACCACTTCTGCCCTGGTGATTCCTTTAGTAAACCTGTATTGCCTCAGGAATTCAACAGCAATGGCCGGAACATAATCTTCGCGGCTTTTGCTGCTGATGATGTCCAGAAACTTGCCTGTCATCATGCTAACCTTAGAGGCAAACAAGGCCCGCAGTATGGCTTTCTTTTTTTCGCTCTTTACAATTGGATTCCTCAGCAACAACTCAAACTCACGATTGTCCTTAATCGTTTTGTTCAGGAGAGTCATATCCTGATAAACCTCCTCTAAAACGCCTTTCTCCACTGCCAGGTCCAGCAGTGATTTAGCGTATCGGGAGGCTACTCTTGCTTCTGCTGCCATAATTACTGAACGTTCAGATTACTTACATAATCCTGCACCAGTGCTCTTTGAGCACTTTCGTTGCTTAGCTCGCGGCGCAGCAGTTTTTCGGCAATCTCCAGCGAAAGCTTGGCTACCTGTTGTTTCACTTCGGCAAGTGCTGCCTGCTTTTCTGTATTGATGGCAATACGTGCCTCATCAAGCTGACGCTGCGCCTGTTTTTGCGCTTCGCCTTTTGCCTCTTCAATCAGGTTTTTAGCAGCTACGTTTGCTTCACGAATTATTCTTTCACGCTCTGCACGGGCATCATCCAGCAGGCGCTCATTTTCTGCACGGAGGTTAGCCATTTCTGCTTTGGCATTCTCGGCAGCACGAATCGATTCATCTATAAAATCTTCACGCTGGCGCAGGCCTTCCATGATAGGATTCCAGGCAAACTTGCGCAGCAACAGCAACACAATGATGAATGTAATGGCGGTCCAGATAATAAGACCAATGCCGGGATTTACTAATTCCATTTTAAAACAACTTTTAGGTGTTACTCCTCAATCACAATTAAAAGAGAAAAACCGGCCCCGCCCTAATGGCAGCGGCCGGCTTTTTTTCTTACTGGGCTAATACTTCAGCACCAATACCAGCCACGTTCAGGGCAATCAGCAGACATACTACCACACCAAAAAGGGCAACACCCTCAATAAGTGCAGCAGCAATGATCATGGCAGTCTGGATACGACCACCAGCCTCAGGCTGACGAGCGATTGATTCCATGGCCTGACCACCGATACGACCGATACCAAGACCTGCGCCTAACGCTACAAGACCGGCACCAATACCAGCGCCCATAACGGCTAAGCCTACGTTTAACAATAGAGCGAGTAACATAGGTAATTGTTATTTATTAAAAGATAGAAATGGTTTCTTATATAAGTGCTTTATCAACCTGTGCTTCTTCTTCTTTGGCATGCTCCTCGTGGTGGTGCTCCTCTACAGCACCCCCAAAGTACATGGCTGCCAGCAGGGTAAAAATATACGCCTGCAGTAAGGCAACAAAGAGCTCCAGGAAGTACATAAAAGTAGCAAACGCCACACTGATGGGACTTACCGCAACACTCTGGAAAATAAAAATCAGAGAGAAAAGGCTAAGGATGATAATGTGACCCGCCGTAATGTTTGCAAACAAACGGATCATGAGAGAGAAAGGCTTTGTAAAAATACCGATAAATTCTACAATCGGCATGATGGGCAGCACTGTTTTCAGCCACCAGGGTACACCAGGTGTATTGAAAATGTGACCCCAGTATTCTTTTGTGCCGCTAAAGGTAGTAATGATAAACACAATGGCTGCCAGTACCAGCGTTACCGCGATATTACCCGTTACGTTTGCTGCACCAGGCAACAAGCCTAACATGTTGTTGATCCAGATAAAGAAGAACAGGGTAAGCAAAAACGGCATAAAGCGGCGGTATTTATGCCCAATATTTGGCCTGGCAATATCGTCGCGTATAAACAGGATAATAGGCTCCAGGAAAGACTGCAGGCCTTTTGGCGCCGACACAGCACCTTTTTTATAACGGCTGGCAATGCTGGAGAAGATAATAAGCATGATTACTGCACTTAGCAGCATGGAAGCCACATTTTTGGTGATGGAAAGATCCACCACATCGCCGCCACCCACACGCTCAATATGGCCATGATTTACCTGATAGCCATTGTAAGAAACCAGCTCGTGGTTATCATTATAGAACCTGGAAGACATAAAAGCCTCCAGACCACGATCCTGAGAATAAAGAATTACAGGAAGGTAGAGTGTTCCGAAAGGACCATCCCAGAAATGCCACTCATGGGCATCGGAAATGTGGTGCAAAATCATATCACCTGCACTGAAGGGCTCGCCTTCGCCTGAAGCAGCTGATACTTTTGCGGTGTTCACACCCAACAATAGAACAACTAAAATACTGATTTTGAGAACTTTACAGATATTACGAGCCTTTTCAGATATTTTCATCTTGGGGGTTTTCCAAATGCGCCCGCAAGTTAGTCACAAGTGATGTAATTTCAAACACCTGAAAACACAAATACAGCACAAAGAAGTTAGCCACAAACACCAGAACTGCCTGTATTCCTGCCACTACCGCTACTGTAATAAAGATTACACTGGCAAAAAAACGAATGATCATGGCCGCAAAGAAAAAGGCATTAAAGCTGTTTTTAAACTTTTTGGCGCCCCACAACACAAAAATACCGGTTAATAAAGTTAATACCGCAAAGAACAAAACTACCCACCAAACCAGCGGATGCAATGCCTGAGGAGCAGCCGTGCCAATTGCCCACACTAAAAGCGCAAGCCCTGCGACCAATAGAAAGAGTCGCAGGGCATGCTGTTTATATAAATTCATTCTTGACAAACCTCAATAATTTGTAGTCGCACTTACCCTCATGCTGCTTTTCCGGTGGCCGGGCAGACAATCAGAATTCAGTACAAAGTAAATGAATAAAACATTCATTACTTAGCAACTACAGGCCAATCCATACCCGATTTATTCTTTTGGCAGGCTTTTAATGGTGATGACGAGCGTTGCCGCCACCGACATCAGGGTAAGGGTTATCAGAAAAACAGGAAAACGCATACCAAGCCAGGCATCCAGCTTCATGCCACCCCAGACTGCCAGACCCATCACGGCCATCATCTGAAAGGCAAGGCCCGAGTACCTCAGATAGCTGTTAAGCTGACTTTGCTTTTGCTGCTTGCTGGATTCGCTCGGTTTCTTCTTTGGCTGCTCCATCCAGATTACTGTTTATTCTAATTTCTTTTGCCTTTGCCTGGTCTCCTACATTACAGCTTGCAGTAAACACAGCGCCGGCTTCCACTATAATTTTATTAGTAACAATATCGCCATTTATTTTGGCAGTTGGTTTCAAAATCAATAGTTCTGCTACCTCTACACGGCCTGTTACCTCACCTTCAATTTCGGCATTCTGAGCAAGAATGTTACCATCAATAACAGATGTATTTCCCAAAACAAGTTTATTTTTGGTAGTAATGTTTCCCTTTACTTTGCCATCAATGCGAATGCTGCCAAAGGTTTCTACATCACCAACAATGCTGGTACCATTGCTGATACTGTTGTTGCTGTTAGCCAATTGCTCTACTGCTACTTTTTTCTCCTGCTTGTTAAACATAACACCACTTATATTAGAATGAAACAAATTCTTCCGGATTAACGGGATTACCGTTATACCATAATTCAAAATGCAAATGAGGACCGGTGGTGAGCTCACCTGTGTTGCCAATAATGGCCACTATTTCTCCTGCCCGTACATAATCGCCCGCTTCTTTTAGAAGCGCCGAGTTATGCTTGTACAAGGTTACCACATTTGCACGGTGCTGTATGGCCAGCACATATCCTTCCTTTTGCGTCCAGGAGGCAAACAAAACAGTACCATCTGCCGCGGCTTTAATGGGCTCATTTTGCTTGGATACTATGTCAATCCCTAAATGCTTGATCTTGGCATTGTAAGGGGAGGTAACCAGACCACTGCCAATCGGAGCCATGAAATACAACTCCTGCAGTTCGCTGGATGAGTTGTTCATAAACATACGCTCATCCACACCAGAACCCTCAAACTCTGCCCGCAGCACAGAATCAACACTCGACATATTGTATATGCCGTCATCATCTGTTTTAGCGGCTACTATTCCTATTTCAGCCTCCCGTACCAGCGTATCATGTGCAACCGCCCCGGTAGTGAGCTTTTGAAAAGACTGTATAAATACATTCTTCCTGTTAACTTCTGTTTCCAGAGAATCGACGGCAAGCGTAAGCTCAATGAGCTGCCGGTTGGCCTCAACTTCTACATGCCGTGGATCTAACCAGGCAGCCAGCAGTGTTGTAACTAAATACAAGCTAACCAGTAGCATAATGAGGAAAACGGTAACTAAAAAAAGTATACCTTTGGCATAGGTAAAACTTAGGGTAGTACGCTCGGCAAAGTTTTCCTCATTGCGCAAGATCAGCAAGTATCGGTTAGACAGCCACTCTGATAATGTTTTGCGATTCCTCAACAGCGCATTGATTTAGAATGATTAAAATTACAGCAAAAGTATCGGATTCACATAATTGCACTTATGCGATGTACTAAAAATCCGGAGATTGTCGTTTTATTGGATTAAAAAGATATTAGTCTTGCGAAAGGTTCATTTTCATATAATTAAACTGCTATACCTGGCAGTTGGGCTAATTGTAATAGTAAGTGCTTGTTCGCCGGAAGGCACAGGCTTTATGAGCAAGAACTGGCATAACACCACTGCCCATTACAATGCCTATTTTCTGGCCGATCAGAAGTTAAAGGAAATTGAGCAGCAGATTGCCGAAAGCCACAAGCGCAACTTTAACAACCTGCTCTACATACAGCCCCCGCTCGATACGGTAATGGCTCAGCAATATGCCGAACCCCTGGAAGAAGCCATGAAAATGGCTTCCCTGGCTATTGAAAGGCATAAAAATAGCAAATGGGTGGATGACAGTTACCTGCTGATTGGCAAAGCCCGGTTCTATGGCCGTGAGTTTGAACCGGCTATTGAAACCTTTAAATATGTAAATACCAGGAGTAAGGATGATAACGTACGGCACAAGGCGCTCATTCACCTGATGCACACTTTTATGGACGATACCGCCCTGAACAATGCCAAGGGTGTGGCCGATTTTTTACGTAAAGAAAACCTGAACAAGGAAAATAAACGGGATTATAACCTGGCCCTTGCCTCCTTGTACCGTCACCGCGAAGAATGGGACCAAATGGCGGCTTCGCTGGAAAATGCCGTAGCCGATACTAAAAAAAGTGATGGCCGGGCCGAACTGCATTTTATCCTGGGCCAGCTCTACCAGCGCATGGAGCAGCAGGAAGAAGCCTATAAAAACTTCAGGCAGGTGCTTCGCAGCAATCCCGATTATGAGCTTAGCTTTTTTGCACGCCTGCACATGGCACAGGTAGCCAATTTAACAGCCGAAGGCGACGAAAAACAAATACGCCGCTACTTCAACAAGCTGCTCAAAGACCGTAAGAACAAAGAATACCGCGACAAGATCTATTACGAGCTGGCAAACTTCGAAATGCGGCAGGGTAATGTGAAGGAGGCCATTGAAAACTACAAAAAATCTGTAGCCGTAAGCACCAATAACCCCCGACAGAAAAGCTACGCTTACCGCAAGCTTGCTGATTTCTACTATGCCGAGGGCAGCTATAAACTATCCAAAGCGTATTACGACAGCACCGCAACCACCACCCCCCAGGATGAAACCGATTTTGCCTACCTGCAGAACCGGCAGCGCATTATGGCAGACCTGGTGGAGCAGATAACCGTTATTGAGCAGCAGGACAGCCTGCTGCGGCTGGCCAGCATGGATCCTACTGCCCTGGAAGCGTACATAGATGATGTAATACGGCAGGAAGAGCAGGCCAGGGAAATAGCTCAGCGCAAAAATTCTGAAAAGATTAACCAGGTAAATGTACGCACGGGCTTTAACACCATACCCGATAAATTCGGTACCGCACAGGAATCTGGCAGCAACGTCTGGTACTTTTATAATACCTCACTGGTTAGCATAGGGCAAAGCGAGTTTGTAAAACGCTGGGGCAACCGCCCGCTGGAGGATAACTGGCGCCGCAGCAAGCGTGGCCGTGACAATAGCAATGTAACCACCCAGGCGCAGGCCCGCGAAGAATTTGAAGATGCCACTGCCGAAGTTGTTGACAATGATGCACGCCTGGCGGCACGCCGGGCAACGATGGTGGAAAACCTGCCAATTACACCGGAGCAACAAACAGCATCACTCCTGCAGATCGAAACCGCCTATTACAACCTGGGCAGAATCTTTAATTACGACCTGAAAGAGTTTTTACCCACAGTAGATGCCTACACCACACTGATTAGCCGTTTTCAGGAGTCGGAGTACAGGCCGGAGGTGCTCTATAACTTATACCTGATGTATTTGCCCACCGACGAGGCAAAAGCAAACCAGTACCGGGATGAGCTGCTAAGGCTATATCCGGAAAGCACCTATGCCCGAACCATTCTTAACCCAAATTACGAGCGCGAAGAGGATCAGGCCACTGCTCAGTTAAAACAGCTCTATGCCCAGGCATACAATTTGTATCAGCGCCAGGCTTATGCCAGGGCAGACAGCCTGCTGCAGCAGGGGCAGCAACTATACCCCAACAGTAATTTCCAGAGCCACTTAGACCTGCTGCGTATCCTTATCATGGGGCATACCGCCGATATGCAAAGCTACCAGGCTTCTCTTGAGCAGTTTATCCAGGGCAACGAAGATCAGTCCCTGGACCAGTATGCCTCAGAGCTGCTGCAGGCAAGTCAGAAATTCTCTGCAGATACCACCCTGAGACTGGGAACGGTTTATGAAGAAGACTTCAACCAGCCCCATTATTTTATAGCGCTTTACACCCCCGGCAATAAAAAGGCGAATGAGATTATCAGGCTGATAGATAGCTATAATGCAAAGCAGGAAGCTTCCCGAAAACTTAAAGCCACAACCATTATTTTGAATGACAGAAAATCGATGGTTTTTGTAAGTCAGTTTCCTGATAAAACCACGGCAATGCAGTATTTTAGAGCCCTGGAAAGAAAAAATCCATTTGGCAGTGATTTCGAGAACGCTGATTTGGAATACTTTGTTATTTCTAAAGATAATTTCAGCATCTTGTATAACTCTAAGGATGTAGGAAGATATTCAGCCTTCTTTCAGAAATTCTACTATTAAAATAGCTACCATTTAACGCGAATAATATTGTATGGCCACCACTGAGACGCCTGTTAAAAAGAAGAAGAAGAAGACCAAGAGTGGAACCAAGCAAAAAGTGCTTGGTGGAATTGTAATTGCGCTGTGGGTACTGTTCTTTGGAGTAGTGATAGGCTTACCCCTCTACATTTATTCAGTAAGCACCAATTTCCTGGGCCTTTACGGTGGCATGCCCGGCTTCAGTACGCTGGAGAATCCCGAAAATGACCTCTCCAGTGAGCTCTATAGTTCCGATGGTGTTCAGCTTGGCAAGTACTACCGTAAAAACAGGGTTAATGCAACCTATGAAGAGCTCTCGCCAAACCTGGTAAAAGCCCTCATTGCCATTGAAGACGTACGCTTTGAAGGCCACTCAGGCATTGATCCGGAAAGTATGGGTCGTGTTGCCTTTGGCGTTGTAAAGTATGCATTTACTGGCAATAAAGATAATCTGGAGGGTGGTGGCAGTACGCTTTCGCAGCAGCTGGCAAAAAACCTCTTTAGCCTCCGCAGCGACGAAAGGTACGAGGGCAAACTTTATGGGATAAACCGCAACATCGATATGCTCTTTAATAAAACAAAAGAGTGGATTACGGCGGTAAGACTGGAGCGCTCTTATACCAAAAAGGAAATTCTGGCCATGTACCTCAACACAGTTGAGTTTGGCAGCAACTCTTATGGCATTAAAACAGCCTCGCAGACTTTCTACGGTAAAAACCCCAATGAGCTGGATGTGCAGGAAGCTGCTACCCTGGCTGGTATTGTGCAGGCCCCTTCGCGCTTAAGCCCTTTCTACCATCCCGAAGCAGCCCAGTTAAAGCGTAATACGGTGGTGCTGAAAATGGCTGAACATGACTACATCAGCAAGTCAACTGCCGATAGTATTCTGCAACAGCCCCTTGCCCTGAAGTATAGTGTAGAGAGCCATAATCAGGGTGTTGCTCCTTATTTCCGTTCTGTTATCAAGGACTTTCTTACCAAATGGGCCAGAGAGCATGGCTACGATATTTATGAGGATGGCCTGAAGATTTATACCACCATTGACAGCCGCCTGCAGAAATATGCTGAAGAAGCCGTAGCCGGCCATATGGGTAAACTGCAAACCAAGTTCGAAAAAGAATGGGCCGGCAGAAATCCGTGGGTAGACGAAAACAACCGTGAAATAAGCGGATTTATTGAGCAGGAAGCTAAAAGATCGGAGCATTACCAAAAGCTGGTACGCAAGTATGGCAAGGGTGCAGATTCTGTTGATATCGTGATGAAAGCAAAGCGACCGATGCGTATTTTCTCTTATAAGGGAGAGATTGATACACTCATGTCGCCGCTGGATTCTGTTCGCCACTACAAACGCTTTCTGCATACCGGCTTTATGGCCATGGATCCGTATTCAGGTGCCATCAGAGCATGGGTGGGCGGTATTGATTTTAAGCACTTCAAGTTCGACCACGTGATGCAGAGCAAGCGCCAGCCCGGCTCTACCTTTAAGCCATTTGTGTATGCTACTGCTATAGAAAATGGTTACTCGCCCTGCTACACGATATATGATGTGCCCCGCAGCTACCCAACCGGCGGTGATCCGCCAAGCTGGGAGCCTAAAAACTCAGATGGTAAATTCACTAACCAGCCCATGAGTCTTCGGGAGGCAATGGCGCAATCCATCAACTCGGTAACTGCCGATATCATGTACAAGATGAAGCCCGAAAATGTGGTTTCTCTGGCCAGGCGCATGGGCATTAAGAGCGATCTTGAACCTGTACTGGCGCTGGCTCTGGGTACCAGTGATGTATCTGTATACGAAATGGTAGGCGCCTACAGCACCTTTGTAAACAAAGGGGTATACACCCAACCCTTCTTTATTACCCGCATTGAAGATAAAAACGGCAATGTGCTTTTTGAACCACAGCCAAAGACCATAGAAGCGCTGAACGAGGAAACTGCTTACCTGATGGTGCACATGCTAAAAGGGGGCACGCAGTTAGGGGGTGGTACGGCTTTAGGATTAAGCCCTCAGCTTCGGCATAATATTGAAATAGGTGCCAAGACGGGTACTACACAAAATGCATCAGATGGCTGGTTCATGGGCATTACCCCCGAGCTGGTGGCAGGTGCCTGGGTGGGTGGCGATAACCGCAGCATCCGCTTCCGCAGCTGGCTTTCCGGCCAGGGCGCCCGTACGGCCATGCCTATCTGGGAAGATTTCATGCTCAAGGCTTATAACGATCCGCAGCTGGACATTGATAAGACTACTTTTGATGCACCACGCGAGCCCCTTAGCATTGAGATTAATTGTGCCCGGTATAACCAAAACTACGGTGGTGCTTCAACCAACGAACCAGACACCTCCGGAATCAATACACAGGCACCTATTGACCCGGGCGATATATTTTAAATAACTTTCAAGAAGTATTTTAGTAAACTTTTACAGCTACTTATGGTAGCTGTAAAAGTTTTTCTTTTTTCAGGCTTCTGTATGCAAGCATCCTATTATACCCCCGATCAGATTGGCCTCCTGCCTACGGAGCCGGGCATTTACAAATATTATGATACTGACCGCCGGCTTATTTACGTAGGCAAAGCCAAGAGTCTTAAAAAACGGGTAAGCAGTTATTTTACCAAACAAACGGGCGTAGACCGTAAAACCCGAAAATTGGTTTCAGAAGTACGCTTCATTGAATTTACCATCGTAAACAATGAATTTGAAGCGCTCTTACTGGAGAATACCCTTATCAAGGAAAATCAGCCCAAGTACAACATTCTATTGCGCGATGATAAAAGCTACCCCTACATCTGCGTTACCAACGAGCGTTTTTCACGCATTATAGCCATCAGAAGGTTTGAGCCCGGGCTTGGCACCTACTACGGCCCCTTTGCCTCTGTAAAGGCCATGAACAACGTATTTTACCTACTTAGGAGCCTGTATCATATCCGCACCTGCACGCTTAATCTTTCAGAAGAAAACATCCGGAAAGGGAAATTCAAGGTTTGCCTGGAGTACCACATTGGCAACTGCAAAGGCCCTTGTGAAAACCTGGTGTCTGAAGAAGAATACAACAGGGATATTGAACAGGCCGAGTATATTTTAAAAGGACATCTTGCACAGCCACGCCAGTATTTTAAGGAACGTATGCAGGAGGCGGCAAGCCAGCTTGAGTTTGAGCAGGCCCAGCGCTATAAAGATAAATATGAACTCCTGGAAAAATATCAGGCCAAATCGCTGGTGGTAAACCCTAACATAGCCGATGTAGATGTTTTTGCCATTACTTCTGATGACAAGTGTGCCTTTATCAATTATCTGAAGGTAATCAACGGTGCTATTACGGTAACCAAAACGGTAGAGGTAAAGAAAAAGCTGGAAGAGACCGATGCAGAAATACTGGCCCTGATCATGGTTGAAATGCGAAGCCGCTATAACAGCAACACCCGCGAAATTATCACTAACATACCCCTGGAGATTGAGGTACAGGACCTGCACATATCAGTGCCTAAAATAGGCGATAAGCGTAAGCTGGTAGAGTTATCGCTTAAGAACGTATTGTACTTCAAAAAGGAGCGCATGAGCACGCTGGAGGATCAGCGCAATAAGCCGCACCGGGTGGTACTACAGCTGCAGAAAGACCTGCAGCTAAAGCATGCTCCTGTGCGGATAGAGTGTTTCGATAACTCCAACATACAAGGCACCAACCCAGTAGCGGCCATGGTTTGCTTTATCAATGGCAAGCCTGCTAAAAAAGAGTACCGCCATTACAACATTAAAACCGTTACAGGCCCTAACGACTTTGCCTCCATGAACGAGGTGGTGGGGCGCCGGTACAAAAAGCTGGTAGAAGAAGAAATTCCCCTGCCCGACCTGATTGTTGTTGACGGTGGCAAAGGCCAGCTTAGTGCAGCAACAGATGCACTGAAAGCGCTTGGTATTTACGGGCAGGTGCCCATTATTGGGATTGCAAAACGCCTGGAGGAACTCTATTTCCCCGAAGATCAGTACCCCCTGCACATCGATAAAAAGTCTGAATCGCTCATGCTGCTACAGCGACTGCGTGATGAAGCCCACCGTTTTGCCATAACACACCACCGACAGAAGCGCAGTAAAGCAGCTTTTACCAGCCAGCTGGAAAATATAGCAGGCATAGGCGAAACTACCGTTACCAAGCTGCTGCAACACTTCCGTACGGTTCAGAAAATACGGGAGGCTTCTTTTGAAGAAGTAAGCGCAGTGGTTGGTAAAGACAAGGCACAGCGCGTGAAAGAAGCACTTACACAGATGAGTAGCCAAACCTCTACTGCAAAAGGAGATCCTCAATAAGCTATTCATAAATTAATGGATACACATAAAAAAAGAGCCACCAAAAATGGTGGCTCTTTCTAATAGATGTTATGAATGTGCATTAGAATTCCCAAAGTTCGTGCTCCATTTCCAGGAGCTGCATCTCGATCCACTGAGAGGCCATTAAGCCTTTACCTTCGTAGATATCGATCAGCATATTGTCATCAGGGTTAGCCACCTTGATGATGCGGCCATTAAACAGGCGTAATGTAAAGGCATCGGCCAGGTTCATGTGTGCGGCGCTGTTGTGCGGGTTAAACCAGATGGCTTCGCCCGGCATGCTGCGGAATAAAGCTTCTACATCCTTATACTTGAATACGGCTACCTCACGTAATAGACCTGTTTCAAATTCAGAAGCAGGAATTACAAGTTTAACAGCCAGAACATCCCAGTACAGACGGCTGCGGCGCTTATCGAAGATCATATCTTCCATCAGCTCCAGAACCGTAATCTGGCGAGGCAGAAATTCATTCGCTGCAGGACCGGCAGTTGTAGTACCAGTACCGGTGGCAGCATTGGCATTGTTATTTGCATTGGCAGCTCCGTTGTTACCCCAGCCGCTGTTTGTATCCCAGCCGCTGTTGGTTTCCTGGCTAAAGCCCATTGCTTTTTCTTCCTCTGTTAACCCGCCGCCTGTATCAGGCATTTCCAGGTTAGCAACAAAGTCTTCGCGAGACATACGTGTCTTGAGCGAGTCGTTTGCATAAGGTGTTAGCACACCCGCCTTCACTGCTTCGATCAGGATCTTGCTGATCTCATTGTTGAAGGCAAAGAAGGGCTTATTCTGCTTTTCCTTTAAGTCTATGCGACGCCACACCCGCTTTTTCAGCAGGATGTCAGATTCGCGGATTGGACGTACAGAATTTTCGTTGTACTCCAGGCTCGTTTCCTGTGCTACTACAGGGCTGGAGACTGCTAAAAACAGCGCCAATGCACCAATAAACCAAAATCTTTTCATATACACCTGTTTTAACAAATCATTAGTCGTTTATTGGAATGGTGAAGGTTTTA of the Flammeovirgaceae bacterium 311 genome contains:
- a CDS encoding hypothetical protein (COG0457 FOG: TPR repeat); this encodes MSKNWHNTTAHYNAYFLADQKLKEIEQQIAESHKRNFNNLLYIQPPLDTVMAQQYAEPLEEAMKMASLAIERHKNSKWVDDSYLLIGKARFYGREFEPAIETFKYVNTRSKDDNVRHKALIHLMHTFMDDTALNNAKGVADFLRKENLNKENKRDYNLALASLYRHREEWDQMAASLENAVADTKKSDGRAELHFILGQLYQRMEQQEEAYKNFRQVLRSNPDYELSFFARLHMAQVANLTAEGDEKQIRRYFNKLLKDRKNKEYRDKIYYELANFEMRQGNVKEAIENYKKSVAVSTNNPRQKSYAYRKLADFYYAEGSYKLSKAYYDSTATTTPQDETDFAYLQNRQRIMADLVEQITVIEQQDSLLRLASMDPTALEAYIDDVIRQEEQAREIAQRKNSEKINQVNVRTGFNTIPDKFGTAQESGSNVWYFYNTSLVSIGQSEFVKRWGNRPLEDNWRRSKRGRDNSNVTTQAQAREEFEDATAEVVDNDARLAARRATMVENLPITPEQQTASLLQIETAYYNLGRIFNYDLKEFLPTVDAYTTLISRFQESEYRPEVLYNLYLMYLPTDEAKANQYRDELLRLYPESTYARTILNPNYEREEDQATAQLKQLYAQAYNLYQRQAYARADSLLQQGQQLYPNSNFQSHLDLLRILIMGHTADMQSYQASLEQFIQGNEDQSLDQYASELLQASQKFSADTTLRLGTVYEEDFNQPHYFIALYTPGNKKANEIIRLIDSYNAKQEASRKLKATTIILNDRKSMVFVSQFPDKTTAMQYFRALERKNPFGSDFENADLEYFVISKDNFSILYNSKDVGRYSAFFQKFYY
- a CDS encoding excinuclease ABC subunit C (COG0322 Nuclease subunit of the excinuclease complex); the protein is MVAVKVFLFSGFCMQASYYTPDQIGLLPTEPGIYKYYDTDRRLIYVGKAKSLKKRVSSYFTKQTGVDRKTRKLVSEVRFIEFTIVNNEFEALLLENTLIKENQPKYNILLRDDKSYPYICVTNERFSRIIAIRRFEPGLGTYYGPFASVKAMNNVFYLLRSLYHIRTCTLNLSEENIRKGKFKVCLEYHIGNCKGPCENLVSEEEYNRDIEQAEYILKGHLAQPRQYFKERMQEAASQLEFEQAQRYKDKYELLEKYQAKSLVVNPNIADVDVFAITSDDKCAFINYLKVINGAITVTKTVEVKKKLEETDAEILALIMVEMRSRYNSNTREIITNIPLEIEVQDLHISVPKIGDKRKLVELSLKNVLYFKKERMSTLEDQRNKPHRVVLQLQKDLQLKHAPVRIECFDNSNIQGTNPVAAMVCFINGKPAKKEYRHYNIKTVTGPNDFASMNEVVGRRYKKLVEEEIPLPDLIVVDGGKGQLSAATDALKALGIYGQVPIIGIAKRLEELYFPEDQYPLHIDKKSESLMLLQRLRDEAHRFAITHHRQKRSKAAFTSQLENIAGIGETTVTKLLQHFRTVQKIREASFEEVSAVVGKDKAQRVKEALTQMSSQTSTAKGDPQ
- a CDS encoding membrane carboxypeptidase/penicillin-binding protein (COG5009 Membrane carboxypeptidase/penicillin-binding protein), whose translation is MATTETPVKKKKKKTKSGTKQKVLGGIVIALWVLFFGVVIGLPLYIYSVSTNFLGLYGGMPGFSTLENPENDLSSELYSSDGVQLGKYYRKNRVNATYEELSPNLVKALIAIEDVRFEGHSGIDPESMGRVAFGVVKYAFTGNKDNLEGGGSTLSQQLAKNLFSLRSDERYEGKLYGINRNIDMLFNKTKEWITAVRLERSYTKKEILAMYLNTVEFGSNSYGIKTASQTFYGKNPNELDVQEAATLAGIVQAPSRLSPFYHPEAAQLKRNTVVLKMAEHDYISKSTADSILQQPLALKYSVESHNQGVAPYFRSVIKDFLTKWAREHGYDIYEDGLKIYTTIDSRLQKYAEEAVAGHMGKLQTKFEKEWAGRNPWVDENNREISGFIEQEAKRSEHYQKLVRKYGKGADSVDIVMKAKRPMRIFSYKGEIDTLMSPLDSVRHYKRFLHTGFMAMDPYSGAIRAWVGGIDFKHFKFDHVMQSKRQPGSTFKPFVYATAIENGYSPCYTIYDVPRSYPTGGDPPSWEPKNSDGKFTNQPMSLREAMAQSINSVTADIMYKMKPENVVSLARRMGIKSDLEPVLALALGTSDVSVYEMVGAYSTFVNKGVYTQPFFITRIEDKNGNVLFEPQPKTIEALNEETAYLMVHMLKGGTQLGGGTALGLSPQLRHNIEIGAKTGTTQNASDGWFMGITPELVAGAWVGGDNRSIRFRSWLSGQGARTAMPIWEDFMLKAYNDPQLDIDKTTFDAPREPLSIEINCARYNQNYGGASTNEPDTSGINTQAPIDPGDIF